A window of the Pyrodictium abyssi genome harbors these coding sequences:
- a CDS encoding antitoxin family protein — translation MSKVIRVRYENGVLKPLEPLELREGEELRVQLLPEEFPELIEKVSVEAKEDVDKVLREARMRWERWY, via the coding sequence ATGTCCAAGGTAATCCGGGTCCGCTACGAGAATGGCGTGCTGAAGCCCCTCGAGCCCCTAGAGCTGAGGGAAGGCGAGGAACTCAGAGTACAACTCCTACCCGAGGAATTTCCCGAACTTATAGAGAAAGTCAGCGTGGAGGCCAAAGAGGATGTTGACAAGGTGCTCCGGGAGGCCCGCATGCGTTGGGAAAGGTGGTACTAG
- a CDS encoding aminotransferase class I/II-fold pyridoxal phosphate-dependent enzyme, translating to MAVSSGLYFGEAVAGLPRFCLERWQSLHETRARLLLSESGVEPLPLRALEEEYGLDLGLGDTVLGYGWTQGSPELREAIAGLYGGAGPGNVLATCGSAEANLLAVLALVRPGDTVVVDMPSYMQVWGLLQLRGARVIEAWRSPGEGWRLPVDRLVGLVEEHRPRAVFVTNPNNPTGSAAYERELEELAGAARRAGSVLVFDEVYRGLEHATGRRVPSIVEVAGLDAAVAVGGLSKVYGLPGLRVGWLVAGEETVERAWSVKDYTTIAVSVLSDRIASRVLGSPDVRAALEERARRIVRANLEALRRLLAEPGHRGLLEPYWPAAGAYLLAGVPWTRDTMGLAERLFQRRGVLVNPGECFMLPGTLRIGLGADPSRFPGMAAELLEALSSERDGRGGVG from the coding sequence GTGGCGGTGTCTAGTGGGCTGTACTTCGGGGAGGCTGTTGCGGGTCTGCCGCGGTTCTGTCTGGAGAGGTGGCAGAGCCTCCACGAGACCCGGGCCCGGCTGCTGCTGAGCGAGAGCGGGGTTGAGCCGCTGCCGCTGAGGGCGCTCGAGGAGGAGTACGGCCTCGACCTGGGCCTCGGCGACACTGTGCTGGGGTATGGCTGGACCCAGGGGAGCCCCGAGCTGCGCGAGGCCATCGCTGGGCTCTACGGGGGCGCTGGGCCCGGCAACGTGCTCGCTACGTGTGGGAGCGCGGAGGCTAACCTCCTCGCTGTGCTGGCGCTGGTGCGGCCCGGCGACACAGTGGTCGTGGACATGCCTAGCTATATGCAGGTTTGGGGCCTGCTCCAGCTCCGCGGCGCCAGGGTCATTGAGGCCTGGAGGAGCCCTGGGGAGGGCTGGAGGCTCCCCGTGGATAGGCTTGTGGGCCTCGTCGAGGAGCACCGGCCCCGGGCAGTCTTCGTCACCAACCCGAACAACCCTACGGGGAGCGCCGCCTACGAGAGGGAGCTCGAGGAGCTGGCCGGGGCCGCTCGGCGGGCTGGCTCGGTGCTTGTATTCGACGAGGTCTACCGCGGGCTGGAGCATGCTACTGGGCGTCGTGTGCCCAGCATCGTCGAGGTCGCGGGGCTCGACGCCGCCGTGGCGGTGGGTGGGCTCTCTAAGGTCTACGGGCTCCCGGGGCTCCGCGTGGGCTGGCTTGTGGCCGGCGAGGAGACCGTGGAGAGGGCGTGGAGCGTGAAGGACTACACGACTATAGCCGTGTCCGTGCTCAGCGACAGGATAGCCTCTAGAGTGCTGGGGAGCCCGGACGTCCGCGCCGCCCTCGAGGAGCGCGCCCGGAGGATAGTCAGGGCGAACCTGGAGGCGCTGCGCAGGCTGCTAGCAGAGCCAGGCCACCGGGGGCTCCTGGAGCCCTACTGGCCGGCCGCGGGCGCCTACCTGCTAGCAGGGGTCCCCTGGACGAGGGACACTATGGGGCTTGCGGAGAGGCTCTTCCAGCGCCGCGGCGTGCTGGTTAACCCGGGCGAGTGCTTCATGCTCCCCGGGACGCTGAGGATAGGCCTGGGGGCGGACCCCTCGAGGTTCCCCGGCATGGCGGCTGAGCTGCTGGAGGCGCTCAGCAGCGAGAGGGACGGCCGGGGAGGCGTGGGCTAG
- a CDS encoding winged helix-turn-helix domain-containing protein: protein MTRRKYRSQAGIILDILETLAREGPQPATRLMYTANVPYSRLRETLLRLLDEGLVEETGDRRYRITERGREALAVLRDARRVLESLGYKF, encoded by the coding sequence GTGACGCGGCGGAAGTACCGCAGCCAGGCCGGCATAATCCTGGACATACTGGAGACGCTAGCCCGGGAGGGGCCACAGCCAGCCACACGGCTCATGTACACCGCCAACGTGCCGTATAGCCGGCTCCGCGAGACCCTCCTAAGGCTCCTCGACGAGGGCCTCGTAGAGGAGACAGGGGACCGGCGCTACAGGATAACAGAGCGGGGCCGCGAGGCCCTCGCCGTGCTCCGCGACGCCCGCCGCGTCCTAGAGAGCCTCGGCTACAAGTTCTAA
- a CDS encoding DNA double-strand break repair nuclease NurA, whose protein sequence is MTEEDREDAAHGRVVWSRLPEPPGRLEAYGLDGSSQQLEATTLLLGVYSVAVSHVSSVVLVGSYPDTGVLPRLELGQEPVVSLGLGYAASASFGGLVADSPLVDPRVYASLLPGCSGGSRPAYCRVIAELDYWNGFNRQTMLDENRMWLENRALEWLLGWVPGGSLVLVDGPVFNTPGLFVQVAQSGGPAALSPYTVLKAYYALSYLVNVLDRGKLIEEALQHGVRLVGVVKRLERSRFLASALVADKEWRRKVEASGLYASRDVQLVEMLVRAYGPRRWVGGYQVPVALQPPCRGRVR, encoded by the coding sequence GTGACGGAGGAGGACCGCGAAGATGCGGCGCATGGCAGAGTGGTGTGGTCCCGGCTCCCCGAGCCGCCAGGCCGCCTAGAAGCCTACGGGCTGGATGGCAGCAGCCAGCAGCTAGAAGCGACAACGCTCCTCCTAGGGGTCTACAGCGTCGCCGTCTCCCACGTATCCAGTGTAGTACTGGTGGGCTCCTACCCGGATACCGGTGTCCTTCCCCGCCTCGAGCTAGGCCAGGAGCCCGTGGTCAGCCTAGGGCTAGGCTACGCCGCCTCAGCGTCGTTCGGCGGCCTTGTAGCCGACTCGCCGCTAGTTGACCCGCGCGTCTACGCCTCGCTTCTACCCGGCTGCAGCGGGGGAAGCAGGCCCGCCTACTGCCGGGTTATAGCCGAGCTAGACTACTGGAATGGCTTCAATAGGCAGACGATGCTCGACGAGAACAGGATGTGGCTGGAGAATAGGGCGCTAGAATGGCTGCTAGGCTGGGTCCCCGGCGGCTCCCTAGTGCTCGTAGACGGCCCGGTATTCAACACGCCGGGGCTCTTCGTGCAGGTAGCCCAGAGCGGCGGCCCCGCTGCCCTCTCGCCCTATACTGTGCTGAAGGCCTACTATGCTCTAAGCTACCTCGTCAATGTGCTCGACCGGGGCAAGCTGATAGAGGAGGCGCTGCAGCACGGCGTAAGGCTAGTAGGAGTCGTGAAGAGGCTCGAGAGGAGCCGCTTCCTCGCCTCGGCTCTAGTGGCGGATAAAGAGTGGAGGAGAAAGGTGGAGGCAAGCGGGCTGTATGCCTCGAGGGATGTCCAGCTCGTCGAGATGCTTGTCCGCGCCTACGGGCCCCGGAGGTGGGTGGGCGGCTACCAGGTCCCCGTAGCGCTGCAGCCACCCTGCCGAGGTCGAGTACGGTGA
- the rnz gene encoding ribonuclease Z, with protein sequence MELGLVFLGTSAAVPMRSRGLPGIALVYRGSIVVMDCGEGTQAALTRAGLSPLRVEAVLVTHLHGDHVFGLPGLAQSMAMLGRRRPLLVAGPPGVYGFLRETFRYTRWLPLFPLYVAELEPGDTLALPSGLRVEAFPVDHTVPALGYRVEEPRRKPRVDLERARRLGLEPGPLLGRLQRGEPVRVGERLIRPEDVLVERPRAVIVYTGDTRPAETVVEAARGATVLVHDSTFASDMAEEAHAQGHSTALDAARAAREAGVRLLVLFHISARYDSPEPLLREARRVHPATVAAEDLAKLPLRV encoded by the coding sequence TTGGAGCTCGGCCTGGTGTTCCTCGGGACTAGCGCGGCTGTGCCTATGCGGAGCCGTGGGCTCCCCGGGATAGCGCTAGTGTACCGCGGGAGCATAGTCGTGATGGACTGTGGCGAGGGCACCCAGGCCGCCCTAACCCGGGCAGGGCTCAGCCCCCTGAGGGTCGAGGCGGTCCTGGTCACCCATCTCCACGGCGACCACGTGTTCGGGCTCCCCGGGCTAGCCCAGTCGATGGCTATGCTGGGGCGGCGCCGGCCCCTGCTGGTGGCCGGGCCGCCGGGGGTCTACGGGTTCCTCCGCGAAACCTTCCGCTACACAAGGTGGCTCCCGCTCTTCCCCCTCTACGTGGCCGAGCTCGAGCCCGGCGACACGCTGGCCCTGCCCAGCGGCCTCCGCGTGGAGGCCTTCCCCGTGGACCACACGGTGCCGGCCCTGGGCTACCGGGTGGAGGAGCCGCGGCGTAAGCCCCGGGTGGACCTGGAGCGGGCGCGGCGCCTCGGCCTAGAGCCGGGGCCGCTGCTGGGCAGGCTCCAGCGCGGCGAGCCGGTACGGGTCGGCGAGAGGCTCATACGCCCGGAGGACGTGCTTGTGGAGAGGCCCCGGGCGGTGATAGTCTACACGGGCGACACGCGGCCAGCGGAGACGGTTGTGGAGGCGGCGCGGGGCGCCACAGTGCTGGTGCACGACTCGACCTTCGCCAGCGACATGGCCGAGGAGGCCCACGCGCAGGGCCACAGCACGGCCCTCGACGCCGCGCGGGCGGCGCGCGAGGCGGGGGTTAGGCTCCTGGTGCTCTTCCACATAAGCGCCCGCTACGATTCCCCGGAGCCGCTGCTGCGTGAGGCCCGCCGCGTCCACCCCGCGACGGTGGCGGCGGAGGACCTGGCGAAGCTCCCCCTAAGGGTGTAG
- a CDS encoding type II toxin-antitoxin system VapC family toxin, translating to MACTVLDTDLLIALLRGRKTAVDYVARLEEEGLELATTVVNLFELYYGAYRSGSEKRVRAIRELEEILHVIGLDPRTAEAAAREAARLASQGMSLGFRDVLIGVAAREKGCRLATCNVKHLGRIEALAVEKWC from the coding sequence ATGGCGTGTACAGTCCTGGACACGGACCTGCTAATAGCCCTGCTCCGTGGCAGGAAGACCGCTGTAGACTATGTCGCCAGGCTCGAGGAGGAGGGCCTAGAGCTAGCCACAACAGTTGTTAACCTCTTCGAGCTATACTACGGGGCCTACCGCAGCGGCAGCGAGAAGAGGGTAAGGGCTATCCGAGAACTAGAGGAAATCCTCCACGTGATAGGGCTTGACCCGAGAACAGCGGAGGCAGCCGCCAGGGAGGCGGCGCGGCTAGCCTCCCAGGGCATGAGCCTCGGGTTCCGCGACGTGCTCATAGGCGTAGCAGCGAGGGAGAAAGGCTGCCGGCTAGCAACATGCAACGTAAAGCACCTAGGCAGGATAGAGGCGCTCGCGGTGGAGAAATGGTGCTAG
- a CDS encoding type II toxin-antitoxin system VapC family toxin codes for MVLDSSVLVKSVLRPGRWLPSNIYRRELETHRKARMVIRLLRDREYEVLLPYPVIVETGAVISRLAGEKLAREIVESLKSTRDYTIVFEEEIREDALEVAIRTGSSGFDAYIIALAWRRNAILVTDDEAMSMHASRIGARALLLRAVPEKELERII; via the coding sequence GTGGTACTAGATAGTAGCGTGCTCGTGAAGTCCGTACTGAGGCCAGGCCGCTGGCTCCCCAGCAACATCTACCGCAGGGAGCTGGAGACACACCGCAAGGCTAGAATGGTCATAAGGCTGCTTAGAGACAGGGAGTACGAGGTTCTGCTACCGTACCCCGTTATAGTCGAGACGGGAGCCGTAATCTCCAGGCTAGCGGGCGAGAAGCTGGCAAGAGAGATAGTCGAGTCCCTCAAATCCACGAGAGACTACACTATCGTATTCGAGGAGGAGATCCGGGAAGACGCACTAGAGGTAGCAATAAGGACCGGGAGCTCGGGCTTCGACGCCTACATAATAGCCCTAGCCTGGAGGAGAAACGCCATACTAGTCACAGACGACGAGGCTATGAGTATGCATGCATCCAGGATTGGAGCCAGAGCACTACTATTAAGAGCTGTGCCGGAGAAAGAATTAGAGAGAATTATCTAG
- a CDS encoding MATE family efflux transporter, giving the protein MLPGGRVVGLAEIRGIIREAWPLMLAEAVGSIVSLIDLAFVSRLGVTALAGVGAGSYAGWFLNVPLAAFYIGVLVLASQALGAGRRSLAERIVGESLTAAMLAALPLAAAGIAAAHGLGMWLSGGDEAVAEAAAAYLRARLLGHSFFAAMLVLDAAYRAAGANRGILYGAAATAAANTVLDPLLIYVAGLGVSGAGLATAASYAAGVLVLAARARSQAGYSSIASVPRGLAARVFRVGSPAMAERLLFAGGNLVYLAAVARCGEAALAAHTVGVRIESLAFLPAFALSTYASGEVGRLVGAGLLEEAQKRGWSIAGASAAFMTLMALVLAGVAVPASILLAPSEAVATLVVAYLLLAAVSEPALGAVMSLGGAIRGAGNTLVPTLINLVGLYLVRVAPAYLLVGRVASGTACPLVAWLIMDVDVAARAAVFTLVYRRYFRRLARRLV; this is encoded by the coding sequence ATGTTGCCTGGTGGTAGAGTAGTGGGGCTCGCCGAGATAAGGGGGATAATACGCGAAGCATGGCCGCTAATGCTCGCGGAGGCTGTGGGGAGCATAGTCTCGCTCATAGACCTGGCCTTCGTCTCCCGGCTAGGCGTCACAGCCCTAGCGGGGGTCGGCGCTGGGAGCTACGCTGGCTGGTTCCTCAACGTCCCCCTAGCAGCGTTCTACATCGGCGTACTGGTTCTGGCGAGCCAGGCGCTCGGCGCCGGGCGCCGGAGCCTCGCCGAGAGGATAGTAGGCGAGAGCCTGACAGCAGCAATGCTGGCAGCGCTCCCCCTAGCGGCGGCAGGCATAGCGGCCGCACACGGGCTTGGCATGTGGCTCTCCGGCGGCGACGAGGCCGTCGCCGAGGCGGCAGCCGCCTACCTTAGGGCGCGGCTGCTAGGCCATAGCTTCTTCGCCGCCATGCTCGTCCTCGACGCGGCGTACCGGGCGGCGGGTGCTAACCGCGGCATACTCTACGGCGCCGCCGCCACGGCCGCTGCTAACACGGTGCTGGACCCCCTGCTGATATACGTGGCTGGGCTCGGGGTAAGCGGCGCGGGCCTCGCCACGGCCGCTAGCTACGCTGCTGGCGTCCTCGTGCTGGCAGCTCGTGCCCGGAGCCAGGCTGGCTACAGCTCCATAGCCAGCGTCCCCCGGGGGCTAGCCGCCCGCGTCTTCAGGGTAGGCTCGCCGGCTATGGCGGAGAGGCTGCTGTTCGCCGGGGGCAACCTGGTCTACCTCGCGGCGGTGGCGCGGTGCGGGGAGGCGGCGCTAGCAGCCCACACGGTGGGCGTGCGGATAGAGTCGCTGGCCTTCCTCCCCGCCTTCGCGCTCTCGACCTACGCTAGCGGCGAGGTCGGCCGCCTAGTCGGCGCAGGCCTGCTGGAGGAGGCCCAGAAGAGGGGCTGGAGTATCGCCGGCGCGAGCGCAGCCTTCATGACCCTTATGGCCCTGGTGCTCGCCGGGGTCGCGGTCCCGGCGTCAATCCTGCTAGCCCCTAGCGAGGCCGTGGCCACCCTTGTGGTGGCCTACCTGCTGCTAGCGGCCGTCTCCGAGCCGGCCCTGGGCGCGGTGATGAGCCTCGGCGGCGCCATAAGGGGCGCTGGTAACACGCTAGTCCCAACGCTAATCAACCTCGTAGGGCTCTACCTGGTCCGCGTAGCCCCAGCATACCTGCTCGTAGGCCGCGTAGCCTCCGGCACCGCGTGCCCCCTCGTAGCCTGGCTCATAATGGACGTTGACGTCGCAGCCCGGGCTGCGGTGTTCACCCTGGTCTACCGCCGCTACTTCCGCCGCCTAGCACGCCGCCTCGTATAG
- a CDS encoding ATP-binding protein, which yields MTGGEGAGFERLVNERRRIVQRYEEMVEAAERLARLLAAELGVETLQQYGWLVGRVSASRDIGSDLVPVDLAPEAWIGLAHSHPEVFSPGYFYAIVDLKTASVVLGEVAESTRSSIPGVLGAQEPLTSIPLARPSPITVAGNVVSIRVYVRPVLAVHLGREGLEEASRARSVEELAGILAEAEKLAPSFPIDPGSPVAIPHPAVLSALIAPRGDVTLGALAIMDRPYLAAGSPVPVSLPWSVMVKHILVTGTTGSGKTSLVKNILYSVSRTQGGDVHIVVLDANQDYVAGLFPGYIPRVLVDAKRAGILRLYGVEAEPGEPVKGPSLRGLVVIPCPGDNCSPQSEAKRYAETLAGIARAMYSRAGGECRLVDGPVVHDTGAPYVYEAWYTVECGGEKTVSVYIAPRGIELRDPRQLSEIDPYMTERAREALPALVDSLGCRIPHPAKLAYCIERKIQEAKRYAPEATLQHLLRRLRVLANTGVINTAAPGIDYNELANAMESLGVNTLMLDLGYAATRSESDPTAVKVLLGYQLLRSLASTAEKGTGPGRILLVVDEAHLFFPRGGGEYAEMLRRTLERLARLGRSRGISLLLSTHRESDLSPLVVTLANTKIYMRTDRKTAEELQLPTEYRKRLPFYADYAAVLSSYAVHGGYLGLVSAPAAIGHRTA from the coding sequence GTGACCGGCGGCGAGGGCGCGGGCTTCGAGAGGCTGGTGAACGAGCGCCGCCGCATAGTCCAGCGCTACGAGGAGATGGTGGAGGCGGCGGAGAGGCTTGCAAGGCTCCTCGCGGCGGAGCTTGGGGTCGAGACGCTCCAGCAGTACGGCTGGCTCGTAGGCCGCGTCTCGGCGTCCCGGGATATAGGCTCCGACCTGGTCCCCGTGGATTTGGCGCCAGAGGCCTGGATAGGGCTAGCCCATAGCCACCCTGAGGTGTTCTCGCCGGGCTACTTCTACGCCATAGTAGACCTAAAGACGGCGAGCGTGGTCCTCGGCGAGGTGGCCGAGTCTACGCGCTCCAGCATACCGGGGGTGCTCGGTGCGCAGGAGCCTCTCACGAGCATACCGCTCGCCAGGCCCAGCCCGATAACAGTAGCGGGCAACGTTGTCAGCATCCGGGTCTATGTTAGGCCCGTGCTGGCAGTCCACCTGGGCCGGGAGGGGCTAGAGGAGGCCTCGCGTGCACGCAGCGTAGAGGAGCTGGCCGGGATCCTCGCGGAGGCGGAGAAGCTAGCCCCATCCTTCCCCATAGACCCGGGCAGCCCCGTAGCGATACCGCACCCCGCGGTCCTCTCAGCGCTCATAGCCCCACGGGGCGATGTCACGCTAGGAGCACTAGCGATAATGGACCGGCCGTACCTCGCAGCCGGCTCACCGGTGCCCGTGTCCCTCCCCTGGAGCGTGATGGTGAAGCACATCCTCGTGACCGGGACCACGGGGAGCGGTAAGACGAGCCTCGTAAAGAACATCCTCTACAGCGTCTCAAGGACCCAGGGAGGAGACGTCCACATAGTAGTGCTCGACGCTAACCAGGACTACGTAGCCGGGCTCTTCCCGGGCTACATCCCCCGGGTCCTGGTGGACGCGAAGAGGGCGGGCATACTCAGGCTATACGGCGTAGAGGCCGAGCCCGGTGAGCCCGTGAAGGGGCCCTCTCTAAGAGGCCTCGTGGTCATACCCTGCCCCGGCGACAACTGCAGCCCCCAGAGCGAGGCAAAACGGTACGCCGAGACCCTGGCCGGGATAGCCAGAGCCATGTACAGCCGCGCCGGGGGAGAATGCAGGCTCGTAGACGGCCCCGTGGTCCACGACACCGGCGCCCCATACGTCTACGAGGCCTGGTACACCGTGGAGTGCGGCGGCGAGAAGACAGTGAGCGTGTATATCGCGCCTCGGGGCATAGAGCTGAGAGATCCCAGGCAGCTATCGGAGATAGACCCCTACATGACAGAGCGCGCCCGCGAAGCCCTCCCAGCGCTAGTAGACTCACTGGGCTGCCGCATTCCACACCCCGCCAAGCTCGCCTACTGCATAGAGCGCAAGATACAGGAGGCTAAGCGCTACGCGCCCGAGGCGACGCTACAGCACCTGCTCCGCCGGCTACGAGTCCTCGCAAACACCGGGGTGATAAACACGGCGGCACCAGGGATAGACTACAACGAGCTAGCCAACGCCATGGAAAGCCTCGGCGTGAATACGCTCATGCTCGACCTAGGCTACGCGGCCACAAGGTCGGAGAGCGACCCCACAGCGGTAAAAGTGCTGCTAGGCTACCAGCTCCTCCGTAGCCTAGCATCAACAGCAGAGAAAGGCACCGGGCCCGGCCGGATACTCCTAGTCGTCGACGAAGCCCACCTCTTCTTCCCACGGGGCGGCGGCGAGTACGCAGAGATGCTCCGGAGAACCCTAGAGCGCCTAGCAAGGCTAGGCAGGAGCCGCGGAATATCCCTGCTACTATCCACTCACAGGGAGAGCGACCTCAGCCCACTCGTCGTCACACTAGCCAACACCAAGATATACATGAGGACAGACCGCAAGACCGCAGAAGAGCTACAACTCCCCACCGAGTACCGCAAACGACTACCATTCTACGCCGACTACGCCGCAGTACTCTCCAGCTACGCAGTCCACGGAGGCTACCTAGGCCTAGTAAGCGCACCAGCAGCAATAGGCCACCGAACAGCATAG
- a CDS encoding antitoxin VapB family protein, giving the protein MARTITVSEEAYEALKRYKREGESFSQAILRLIEEAGRRRSLLSLAGAWSDMSDSEEEALLEEIRQAWRRWRVQSWTRTC; this is encoded by the coding sequence GTGGCACGCACCATCACTGTGTCGGAGGAGGCCTATGAGGCCCTGAAACGGTATAAGAGGGAGGGGGAGAGCTTCTCACAGGCCATACTCCGGCTCATAGAGGAGGCGGGGAGGAGAAGGAGCCTGCTCAGCCTCGCTGGCGCGTGGAGCGATATGAGCGACTCCGAGGAGGAGGCGCTCCTGGAGGAGATTCGCCAGGCGTGGCGGAGATGGCGTGTACAGTCCTGGACACGGACCTGCTAA
- a CDS encoding antitoxin, giving the protein MSTVISIRVPRRLREELERLGIDYAEEVRRFLERRVREEKARRIRERLARLRSRIGRVEGNVAAELIREDRETR; this is encoded by the coding sequence TTGAGCACTGTAATCTCTATCCGGGTTCCCCGTAGGCTCCGGGAGGAGCTTGAGAGGCTCGGTATCGACTATGCTGAGGAGGTTAGGAGGTTCCTCGAGAGGAGGGTCCGGGAGGAGAAGGCTAGGAGGATACGTGAGAGGCTAGCCAGGCTTAGGAGCCGTATAGGCAGAGTCGAGGGCAACGTTGCTGCGGAGCTTATACGCGAGGACCGGGAGACGCGATGA
- a CDS encoding type II toxin-antitoxin system VapC family toxin codes for MTRRVVVDASVLVKWFVPEEFSDKAEAILNDHLDARVAVAAPSYALLELANALRKYVVRGVMGPGEAGEAFSLLLEMDVEFVEVDGELAREALGYAIDNGVTVYDAYYIVLARRLGTVFYTADEKLLRQLRGREPVARHVSEYGPP; via the coding sequence ATGACGCGGCGGGTCGTCGTTGACGCGAGTGTTCTCGTCAAGTGGTTTGTACCGGAGGAGTTCAGCGACAAGGCAGAGGCTATCCTGAACGACCACCTCGACGCTAGGGTTGCAGTAGCCGCGCCATCCTACGCGCTGCTGGAGCTCGCTAACGCCCTGAGAAAGTACGTTGTGAGAGGGGTTATGGGACCCGGGGAGGCTGGGGAGGCTTTCAGCCTCCTACTCGAGATGGATGTAGAGTTCGTGGAGGTAGACGGGGAGCTCGCGAGGGAGGCTCTAGGCTATGCCATCGACAACGGGGTCACCGTGTACGATGCCTACTACATCGTGCTGGCTAGGAGGCTTGGCACTGTCTTCTATACGGCTGACGAGAAGCTGCTAAGACAGCTAAGAGGGCGAGAACCCGTGGCGAGGCACGTCTCTGAGTACGGGCCGCCGTAG